One window of the Chloroflexota bacterium genome contains the following:
- the holA gene encoding DNA polymerase III subunit delta: MPLPQLAILHGDDDFAIAGRVTELKAEMGDPSLASLNIAELDGKTITLAELRGACDTMPFLTEKRLIIVRGLLTRLTGKTTDDAGHSAEEAAGAGASSQNFVDGLIAYFPELMPSTALALVEPKAVNERSRILKAAEKAPGVEIKKFDVPQGPQMMQWIIRRAKAGGGEFSPAGAEALATAVGDEPRMLAHEIEKLLAYVNWARPVEKADVEQLTPAAGEAEIWDLVDALGTRNAQLAINKYHTLLNMPSQDQFAIFGMIVRQFRLLLLVREILDNGGNTTLVMQTLNQKPYPAEKLVKQARNFTLSKLETIYRRLLDLDLTLKSGGAEDTTAIDTFIAGLTA; the protein is encoded by the coding sequence ATGCCCCTCCCGCAACTAGCCATCCTTCACGGCGACGACGACTTCGCCATTGCCGGGCGCGTGACTGAGCTAAAGGCCGAGATGGGCGATCCGTCGCTGGCCTCGCTCAACATCGCCGAACTCGACGGCAAAACGATCACCCTGGCCGAACTGCGCGGGGCGTGCGACACCATGCCCTTCCTCACCGAAAAAAGGCTCATCATCGTTCGCGGCCTGCTGACCCGTCTGACGGGCAAGACGACGGATGACGCGGGCCACTCCGCAGAAGAGGCGGCTGGTGCTGGCGCATCCTCACAAAATTTTGTGGACGGCCTCATTGCTTATTTCCCCGAACTGATGCCGTCCACTGCGCTGGCGCTGGTCGAACCCAAAGCCGTCAATGAGCGAAGCCGCATTCTCAAAGCGGCAGAGAAAGCGCCGGGCGTTGAAATCAAAAAGTTCGACGTGCCGCAGGGGCCACAAATGATGCAGTGGATCATTCGCCGGGCCAAAGCGGGCGGCGGCGAATTTTCGCCCGCCGGAGCCGAGGCGCTGGCGACGGCGGTTGGCGACGAGCCGCGCATGCTGGCTCATGAAATTGAGAAACTGCTGGCTTACGTGAACTGGGCGCGCCCGGTGGAAAAGGCCGACGTGGAGCAACTCACCCCGGCGGCGGGCGAAGCCGAGATTTGGGACCTGGTGGACGCGCTGGGGACGCGCAACGCGCAGTTGGCGATCAACAAGTATCACACCCTGTTGAACATGCCCAGCCAGGATCAGTTCGCCATCTTCGGCATGATCGTCCGGCAGTTCCGGTTGTTGTTGCTGGTGCGGGAGATTTTAGACAACGGCGGCAACACCACGCTGGTGATGCAGACTCTCAATCAGAAACCTTATCCGGCAGAGAAACTGGTGAAGCAGGCTCGCAACTTCACTCTTTCAAAACTTGAGACGATCTACCGCCGCCTGCTCGATCTCGACCTCACGCTCAAGTCCGGCGGGGCCGAAGACACGACGGCGATTGATACGTTTATTGCCGGGTTGACGGCATGA
- the prmC gene encoding peptide chain release factor N(5)-glutamine methyltransferase, producing MTSVRAALSMFINPLPHREAALLLAHTLGQSREWVLAHPEAELTPEQGERFAKLVEQAEHGVPLPYLLGQWEFFGLNFKITPDVLIPRPETELLVEKAIVISEQWAVNSEREQGTGDGSLFTVVDVGTGSGIIAVTLAVKLPHAHIVATDISAAALDVARANAVAHGVANRVQFIHGDLLEGVDKVNLICANLPYIPTAELETLPVARHEPALALDGGPDGLRVIERLLATAGDHLLPGGALLAETAATQGKAAASLACHYFPSARVEVHKDLAGLDRLLLIEMHNSQFSMRN from the coding sequence GTGACGAGCGTCCGCGCCGCACTCTCAATGTTCATCAACCCACTGCCTCATCGCGAAGCCGCCCTCCTCCTCGCCCACACTCTCGGCCAGAGCCGCGAGTGGGTGCTGGCCCACCCCGAAGCCGAACTGACGCCCGAACAAGGCGAACGCTTCGCCAAGCTTGTTGAGCAGGCTGAACATGGCGTACCTCTGCCTTACCTGCTCGGCCAGTGGGAGTTCTTCGGCCTCAACTTCAAAATCACGCCCGACGTTCTCATTCCACGACCTGAGACTGAGTTGCTTGTAGAAAAAGCAATAGTGATCAGTGAACAGTGGGCAGTGAACAGTGAGCGAGAACAGGGCACTGGTGACGGTTCACTGTTCACTGTCGTTGACGTGGGAACGGGAAGCGGCATCATCGCCGTAACGCTCGCCGTCAAGCTTCCTCATGCTCACATCGTCGCCACTGACATTTCTGCCGCCGCGCTGGATGTGGCGCGGGCAAATGCTGTTGCGCACGGCGTCGCCAACCGGGTACAATTCATTCACGGCGATCTGCTGGAGGGCGTGGATAAGGTGAACCTGATTTGCGCCAACCTGCCCTACATCCCAACCGCCGAACTTGAGACCTTGCCCGTCGCCAGGCACGAGCCGGCTCTGGCCCTCGACGGCGGCCCGGACGGTTTGCGCGTGATCGAGCGTTTGCTGGCAACCGCAGGCGATCATCTCCTGCCCGGAGGCGCACTGCTGGCTGAAACTGCGGCCACACAAGGCAAAGCGGCGGCATCCCTGGCCTGCCACTACTTCCCCTCAGCGCGAGTGGAAGTTCACAAGGATTTGGCTGGTTTGGATAGACTGCTCCTGATTGAAATGCACAATTCACAATTCTCAATGCGCAATTGA
- the prfA gene encoding peptide chain release factor 1, translated as MLDKLTGIETRYEELNRLMSDPAQLDNYAKVAEFAKERSSLEEIVTKFREYKDVLKNLADARALLDNEEMRELAEAEIPDLEKKQAELEGQLKELLLPRDPRDQKSVIVEIRAGAGGDEAGLFAAELYRMYTRYAEGRGWKASLMSSNESGIGGFKEVIFEVSGKGAYSRLKFESGVHRVQRVPVTESSGRIHTSTATVAVLAEVDEVEIDVPEKDVKIDTYRASSAGGQNVQKNATAVRLTHIPTGLVVTCEDERSQTQNRLRAMSILRARLYEAEMEKRQTAASAERKSQVGSGDRSEKIRTYNFPQGRVTDHRIGVSSFNLPSVMDGDIDTFIDELATREQAEKLAEAGV; from the coding sequence ATGCTCGATAAACTCACCGGAATCGAAACCCGCTACGAAGAACTGAACCGCCTGATGTCCGACCCGGCTCAGTTGGACAACTACGCCAAAGTCGCCGAGTTCGCCAAAGAGCGGTCGTCGCTGGAAGAGATTGTGACCAAGTTCCGCGAGTACAAGGACGTGCTCAAGAACCTGGCCGACGCCCGCGCCTTGCTCGACAACGAAGAAATGAGAGAACTAGCCGAGGCCGAAATCCCCGATCTAGAAAAGAAACAGGCTGAACTCGAAGGGCAACTGAAAGAACTGCTCTTGCCGCGCGACCCGCGCGACCAGAAGAGCGTGATTGTCGAAATTCGGGCCGGGGCGGGCGGCGACGAGGCCGGGTTGTTTGCCGCCGAGCTTTACCGCATGTACACTCGTTACGCCGAAGGGCGCGGCTGGAAGGCGTCCTTGATGTCGTCGAACGAGAGCGGAATCGGCGGTTTCAAAGAGGTGATTTTTGAAGTGAGCGGCAAGGGTGCGTACTCGCGGCTCAAGTTCGAGTCGGGTGTGCACCGGGTTCAACGGGTCCCCGTCACCGAGTCGTCGGGCCGGATTCACACTTCCACCGCCACCGTGGCCGTGCTGGCCGAGGTGGACGAAGTGGAAATTGACGTGCCGGAGAAGGACGTGAAGATTGACACCTACCGCGCCTCCAGCGCGGGCGGTCAGAACGTACAAAAGAACGCGACCGCAGTGCGCCTCACTCACATCCCCACCGGCCTCGTCGTCACCTGCGAAGACGAGCGCTCGCAAACTCAGAACCGATTGCGGGCGATGAGCATTTTGCGGGCGCGGCTCTACGAAGCCGAAATGGAAAAGCGGCAGACGGCGGCCTCTGCCGAGCGCAAGAGCCAGGTGGGTAGCGGCGACCGGAGCGAGAAGATCCGCACCTACAACTTCCCGCAGGGCCGGGTCACCGATCACCGAATCGGCGTCTCGTCCTTCAACCTGCCATCGGTGATGGACGGCGACATTGACACGTTCATTGACGAACTGGCGACGCGGGAGCAGGCGGAGAAATTGGCGGAGGCGGGGGTGTGA